One Desulfuromonas sp. DNA window includes the following coding sequences:
- a CDS encoding serine protease Do — MILRKCVLPAALFFSLICLLPMAGKASELRRSPVVDVVAKAGPAVVNIRTEQIIKRRGSPLFGFGDSFFEEFFRGFGPTRVYKTQSLGSGVIVDSRGYILTNAHVIEQASKIYVALSGKQKEIEATLVGVHEKLDLAVIRIAEGDDYPFLKPGRANDLILGETVIAIGNPLGLGNSVTTGVVSSTHRRVPMSDGIVGHFIQTDALINPGNSGGPLLNIEGDLIGINTAIASQAQGIGFSIPIDLAKRIVSDLIDFGKVRKPYLGLLPGNVNRALVRSRGIGGVLVTDVDIGSPAGQAGFSLADVILDLDGMPVESPAELMQVLDSYTPGHRVVFKVLRGQDEITLSALLTEMPENYGLRYSRQLFGLVVQASARGVVVDKVVEDSYAAKARIRAGDRIAEVEGIAISDINTYIDVIEQNLGKLPLSFLIVRDNRGYYIDLP; from the coding sequence ATGATTTTGCGGAAATGTGTTTTGCCGGCGGCGCTGTTCTTTTCGCTGATCTGTCTCCTGCCGATGGCGGGCAAAGCTTCGGAGTTGAGGCGTTCACCGGTTGTCGATGTCGTCGCCAAGGCCGGTCCGGCGGTTGTTAATATCCGGACTGAGCAGATTATCAAGCGCCGCGGTTCACCGCTGTTCGGATTCGGTGACAGTTTTTTCGAAGAGTTCTTTCGGGGGTTTGGTCCGACCCGGGTTTACAAAACCCAGTCTCTCGGATCCGGCGTTATTGTCGACTCTCGCGGCTATATTCTGACCAATGCGCACGTCATCGAGCAGGCTTCAAAAATTTATGTTGCGCTTTCAGGCAAACAGAAAGAGATCGAGGCGACTCTGGTCGGCGTGCATGAAAAACTTGATCTGGCTGTGATCAGGATCGCGGAAGGGGATGATTACCCTTTTCTCAAGCCGGGCCGTGCGAATGACCTGATTCTTGGTGAAACCGTCATCGCTATCGGCAATCCGCTCGGACTCGGTAACTCGGTGACCACCGGCGTCGTCAGCTCGACTCATCGACGGGTGCCGATGTCCGATGGCATCGTTGGCCATTTCATTCAGACCGATGCCCTGATCAATCCGGGCAACTCGGGTGGACCATTGCTCAATATTGAAGGAGACCTGATCGGCATCAATACGGCGATTGCCAGCCAGGCCCAGGGGATAGGCTTCTCGATTCCGATTGATCTGGCAAAAAGGATTGTCAGCGACCTGATTGATTTCGGCAAAGTGCGCAAGCCTTATCTTGGTTTGCTGCCCGGAAATGTCAACCGGGCCCTGGTTCGTTCACGGGGTATTGGCGGGGTTCTGGTCACCGATGTCGATATAGGTTCGCCGGCCGGTCAAGCCGGGTTTTCTCTGGCTGATGTTATTCTCGATCTGGACGGAATGCCGGTTGAAAGTCCGGCAGAACTGATGCAGGTTCTCGACTCCTATACTCCCGGACACCGGGTCGTGTTCAAAGTGTTGCGTGGTCAGGATGAAATCACCCTCTCGGCATTACTGACGGAAATGCCGGAGAATTATGGTCTCAGATACAGCAGACAACTCTTCGGCCTGGTTGTCCAGGCTTCAGCCCGGGGAGTTGTCGTTGACAAGGTCGTGGAAGATTCCTACGCGGCGAAAGCCCGAATCCGGGCGGGCGACCGGATCGCCGAAGTCGAAGGGATTGCCATCTCCGATATTAATACCTATATTGACGTCATCGAGCAGAATCTTGGCAAACTACCGCTTTCTTTTCTGATCGTCCGCGACAATCGGGGCTACTATATCGACCTCCCATGA
- a CDS encoding DNA-binding response regulator has translation MSRNKPVVLIIDDDDSLRRVMEFTLHEAGHRVLTAASGEDGLAIFRSMEPAVVISDIQMPGISGYDVLKKIRAENTETLIVMITAFATVEQAVKAMKDGAFDYITKPFSKDELAMVVERALSFRGLKNENARLRQQLDDRNSFDHLIGISDAMQQVFSMVRRVAATDATVLIGGESGTGKELVARAIHNNSDRVDAPFVPINCAAIPRELLESELFGHRKGSFTGAVSDRIGKFEQADGGTLFLDEVGEMPLDLQPKLLRVLQGMEIEPVGSGQLRKVDVRVVAASNINLEQAIDEKRFREDLYYRLSVVPLSLPALRERKEDIPVLTRFFLNRYADQKLQMADEALAALRNYDWPGNVRELENAIEQMIIMRQGDLLGIEDLPDKINSHRSVPRSSAVVNLPADGYPLAELEKEAVVQALEYCGWNQTKAARFLRVPRHTLVYRMEKYELKKVNRN, from the coding sequence ATGAGCAGAAACAAGCCGGTCGTGCTGATTATTGATGATGATGATTCGTTGCGACGGGTCATGGAATTCACTCTGCATGAAGCCGGCCACAGGGTCCTAACGGCTGCCAGTGGCGAAGATGGCCTCGCCATCTTCCGCAGCATGGAGCCGGCCGTTGTCATTTCTGATATTCAGATGCCAGGGATCTCCGGCTATGACGTCCTGAAAAAGATCAGAGCCGAAAATACAGAGACCCTGATCGTCATGATTACCGCATTTGCGACGGTCGAGCAGGCGGTAAAGGCAATGAAGGATGGCGCTTTCGATTACATTACCAAGCCGTTCAGCAAGGATGAACTGGCCATGGTAGTTGAGCGGGCGCTCTCCTTTCGCGGCCTGAAGAATGAGAACGCGCGACTGCGTCAACAACTCGATGACCGGAACAGTTTCGATCACCTGATCGGAATCTCTGATGCCATGCAGCAGGTCTTTTCAATGGTCCGCCGGGTCGCGGCAACGGATGCAACGGTATTGATCGGCGGTGAAAGCGGAACCGGAAAGGAACTGGTTGCCCGGGCCATTCATAATAACAGTGACCGGGTTGATGCGCCTTTTGTTCCGATCAACTGCGCCGCCATTCCGCGGGAATTGCTCGAGAGTGAACTGTTCGGTCATCGCAAGGGTTCTTTTACCGGTGCGGTCAGTGATCGCATCGGTAAATTTGAACAGGCCGATGGCGGAACGCTGTTCCTCGATGAAGTCGGTGAAATGCCGTTAGATCTGCAGCCAAAGTTACTGCGGGTTCTTCAGGGGATGGAGATCGAGCCGGTCGGCTCCGGACAGCTCCGGAAAGTAGACGTCCGGGTTGTTGCCGCATCGAACATCAATCTTGAGCAGGCAATTGACGAAAAAAGATTCCGTGAAGACCTCTATTACAGACTCTCGGTTGTCCCGCTAAGCCTTCCGGCCCTGCGCGAGAGGAAAGAGGATATCCCGGTTCTGACCCGTTTTTTTCTCAATCGATATGCCGACCAGAAGCTGCAGATGGCAGATGAGGCACTGGCTGCTTTACGAAATTACGACTGGCCCGGCAATGTGCGGGAACTTGAAAATGCGATTGAGCAGATGATAATCATGCGCCAGGGTGATTTGCTCGGAATCGAAGATCTGCCGGACAAGATCAACAGCCACCGGTCGGTACCCCGGTCCTCGGCTGTCGTCAATCTTCCTGCGGACGGTTACCCGCTGGCCGAACTGGAAAAAGAAGCTGTTGTTCAGGCCCTTGAATATTGTGGCTGGAATCAGACGAAAGCGGCCCGTTTTCTCCGGGTTCCCCGGCATACCCTGGTCTATCGAATGGAAAAGTATGAATTGAAAAAAGTAAATCGGAATTGA